The Pontibacter pudoricolor genome contains a region encoding:
- the rplK gene encoding 50S ribosomal protein L11, producing the protein MAKEIKGYLKLQVKGGAANPSPPIGPALGSKGLNIMEFCKQFNARTQEKPGQVLPVLITIYADKSFDFVIKTPPAPVLLMDAAKIKVGSKEPNRNKVGSVTWDQVKEIAELKMPDLNAFKLESAMKMVAGTARSMGITVSGKAPWNEQ; encoded by the coding sequence ATGGCAAAGGAAATAAAAGGTTACCTGAAACTTCAGGTAAAGGGAGGTGCAGCGAATCCATCGCCACCGATTGGACCTGCACTTGGTTCTAAAGGTCTTAACATCATGGAGTTCTGTAAGCAGTTTAATGCTAGAACCCAGGAGAAGCCAGGACAAGTGTTACCAGTATTGATTACAATCTATGCAGATAAGTCTTTTGACTTCGTTATTAAAACGCCCCCTGCTCCGGTATTGTTAATGGATGCTGCTAAAATTAAGGTAGGTTCAAAAGAGCCAAACCGAAACAAAGTAGGTTCAGTTACTTGGGATCAGGTAAAAGAGATTGCAGAACTGAAAATGCCTGATTTAAATGCTTTCAAACTGGAGTCTGCCATGAAAATGGTAGCTGGTACAGCAAGAAGCATGGGTATAACAGTTTCTGGCAAAGCTCCGTGGAACGAACAATAA
- the tuf gene encoding elongation factor Tu yields the protein MAKETFDRSKPHVNIGTIGHVDHGKTTLTAAITTVLANKGLATLRDFSSIDNAPEEKERGITINTSHVEYATENRHYAHVDCPGHADYVKNMVTGAAQMDGAILVVAATDGPMPQTREHILLARQVGVPQLVVFMNKVDMVDDPELLELVEMEIRELLSFYDFDGDNIPVIQGSALGGLNGDEKWVKTIEELMAAVDSWIPIPARLVDLPFLMPVEDVFSITGRGTVATGRIERGVINSGEPVEILGMGAENLKSVVTGVEMFRKILDRGEAGDNVGLLLRGIEKTDIRRGMVICKPGSVKPHMKFKAEVYVLSKEEGGRHTPFFNKYRPQFYFRTTDVTGEIMLPEGVEMVMPGDNITIEVNLINKVAMEKGLRFAIREGGRTVGAGQVTEILD from the coding sequence ATGGCTAAAGAAACATTTGACCGCTCCAAACCGCACGTAAACATCGGTACAATCGGTCACGTTGACCACGGCAAAACAACTTTGACTGCTGCCATTACTACAGTATTGGCTAACAAAGGTCTGGCTACGCTTCGCGACTTCTCTTCAATTGATAATGCTCCTGAAGAAAAAGAAAGAGGTATTACAATCAATACTTCACACGTAGAATACGCTACTGAAAACCGTCACTATGCACACGTTGACTGCCCAGGTCACGCTGACTACGTGAAAAACATGGTTACTGGTGCTGCTCAGATGGACGGTGCTATCCTTGTGGTTGCTGCTACTGATGGTCCAATGCCACAAACTCGTGAGCACATTCTTCTTGCTCGTCAGGTAGGTGTTCCTCAGCTTGTAGTATTCATGAACAAAGTGGACATGGTGGACGATCCAGAGCTTCTTGAGCTTGTTGAAATGGAAATCCGTGAGCTTCTTTCTTTCTACGACTTCGATGGTGATAACATTCCGGTAATCCAGGGTTCTGCTCTAGGTGGTCTGAATGGCGATGAGAAGTGGGTGAAAACTATTGAAGAGCTGATGGCTGCAGTTGATAGCTGGATTCCAATTCCTGCTCGTCTTGTTGACCTTCCATTCCTGATGCCAGTTGAGGACGTGTTCTCAATCACTGGTCGTGGTACAGTTGCAACTGGCCGTATCGAGCGTGGTGTAATCAACTCTGGTGAGCCAGTAGAAATCCTTGGTATGGGTGCTGAAAACCTTAAGTCAGTAGTTACTGGTGTTGAGATGTTCCGTAAGATCCTTGACAGAGGTGAAGCTGGTGACAACGTAGGTCTACTTCTTCGTGGTATAGAGAAAACCGATATCCGTCGTGGTATGGTTATCTGTAAGCCAGGTTCAGTTAAGCCTCACATGAAGTTCAAGGCTGAAGTTTATGTTCTTTCTAAAGAAGAAGGTGGACGTCACACGCCATTCTTCAATAAGTACCGTCCACAGTTCTATTTCAGAACAACAGACGTAACTGGTGAGATCATGCTTCCAGAAGGAGTAGAAATGGTTATGCCTGGTGATAACATCACTATAGAGGTAAACCTGATCAACAAAGTAGCAATGGAAAAAGGTCTTCGTTTCGCTATCCGTGAGGGTGGTAGAACAGTAGGTGCCGGTCAGGTTACTGAGATCTTAGACTAA
- the nusG gene encoding transcription termination/antitermination protein NusG, whose product MADLKWYVVRAVSGQEKKAKAYLENEIMRHNLGEYVPQVLIPAEKVYEMRGGKKRIRERNFFPGYVLVNADLSHGEAEHLIISTPGVIGFLGSGTGDASKKPVPLRQSEINRILGTVDEAEEQAEVLDTPFIVGETIKVMDGPFSGFSGTVEEVFEERKKLNVMVKIFGRNTPVELNYMQVEKES is encoded by the coding sequence ATGGCTGATTTAAAATGGTATGTAGTACGCGCCGTTAGTGGACAGGAGAAAAAGGCAAAAGCATATCTCGAAAATGAGATCATGCGCCATAACCTGGGTGAATATGTGCCACAAGTTCTGATACCTGCTGAAAAGGTATATGAAATGCGTGGTGGTAAAAAAAGAATCAGAGAAAGAAACTTCTTTCCTGGTTATGTGCTTGTAAATGCTGACCTGAGCCACGGCGAAGCTGAGCACCTGATCATTAGTACGCCAGGTGTAATTGGCTTTTTGGGTTCAGGTACAGGAGATGCAAGCAAAAAGCCGGTTCCGCTTCGTCAATCTGAAATTAACAGAATACTGGGAACAGTAGATGAAGCAGAAGAGCAAGCTGAAGTATTGGATACACCATTTATAGTTGGAGAAACTATAAAAGTAATGGACGGACCATTCAGTGGATTCTCAGGAACGGTAGAAGAAGTGTTTGAAGAACGTAAAAAGCTTAATGTAATGGTGAAAATTTTCGGAAGAAATACACCGGTTGAGCTAAATTACATGCAAGTAGAAAAAGAATCGTAG
- the secE gene encoding preprotein translocase subunit SecE, which yields MSNVKDYINGTVEEMRDKVSWPSFKELQNSSVLVLIGSLVFALVVGAMDFVFDSSLTWFYNQF from the coding sequence ATGAGCAACGTTAAAGACTATATAAACGGAACGGTAGAGGAAATGAGAGATAAAGTCTCATGGCCTTCCTTTAAAGAATTACAGAATAGCTCTGTACTTGTACTAATAGGCTCTTTAGTGTTTGCTCTTGTAGTAGGTGCCATGGACTTTGTTTTTGATTCGTCACTGACGTGGTTCTATAACCAATTTTAA